From the genome of Miscanthus floridulus cultivar M001 chromosome 10, ASM1932011v1, whole genome shotgun sequence, one region includes:
- the LOC136489194 gene encoding uncharacterized protein, which yields MVSGIGPRCHPYPPLSLSVSSLPFPSPSLSRPRLDGCNSSPARAARQRPPRPLLAASLPHFFIHRPRFRPSSAPGSAGLAVGAVRSNAAVFTALAAACVATYAIAVSRDPGRVPASFVPDVEDAGSPIHEIKRKGGDLRYCQKCSHCKPPRAHHCCVCKRCVLRMDLVELVLICSLETTTKMQSS from the exons ATGGTATCGGGTAtcggtccccgttgccatccttatcctcccctctctctctccgtctcgagTCTTCCATtcccctccccctctctctctcgccctcgcTTGGATGGCTGCAACTCCTCGCCTGCCCGCGCGGCGCGGCAGCGCCCCCCTCGCCCGCTCCTTGCCGCGTCCCTCCCCCACTTCTTCATCCACCGCCCCAGATTCCGGCCATCGTCGGCGCCGGGCTCCGCCGGTTTGGCTGTCGGTGCTGTTAGATCCAACGCCGCGGTCTTCaccgcgctcgccgccgcctgcGTCGCTACCTACGCCATCGCCGTATCGCGTGACCCAGGCCGCGTGCCGGCGTCCTTCGTGCCCGACGTCGAGGACGCCGGGAGCCCCATCCACGAGATCAAGCGCAAG GGTGGTGACTTGAGATACTGCCAGAAATGTTCCCATTGTAAACCTCCTCGAGCGCACCATTGTTGTGTCTGCAAAAGATGTGTTCTAAGAATG GACCTAGTGGAGCTGGTTCTCATCTGCTCCTTGGAGACTACGACAAAGATGCAAAGCAGTTGA